Proteins co-encoded in one Streptomyces sp. NBC_01283 genomic window:
- a CDS encoding ANTAR domain-containing protein, translated as MSAMQDSSRSGDGRADAAWQRAVSAGERATLASVTAERHERLYAQSGREFHAKMATRHRAVEERHRTAARLQETYARRVRAWAAGRTNTPRAGSEEEHRPLFMAGVAEACGTLSAALALVGVDLNQLAVAASDRPSRGAQDLEYILTSGPGRDATRSRRAVHASGADLERRWPGYGSGLAALGLSSVAALPLRVPSGCLGALTVFDPPPALVRAGAFDAVADALTKSVLLGPDADPGLYGGTDLRAVVHQAAGVLSYQTGSSVDDALALIRARAYAVDESLDSVARRVISGELKLA; from the coding sequence ATGAGCGCCATGCAGGACAGTTCACGCTCAGGTGACGGCCGGGCGGACGCCGCCTGGCAGCGTGCTGTATCGGCGGGCGAACGCGCGACGCTGGCATCGGTGACCGCCGAGCGGCACGAGAGGCTCTACGCGCAGTCCGGACGCGAGTTCCACGCGAAGATGGCGACGCGGCACCGCGCGGTCGAGGAGCGGCATCGCACGGCGGCCAGGCTCCAGGAGACGTACGCCCGCCGGGTAAGGGCATGGGCGGCGGGCCGCACCAACACTCCTCGCGCGGGAAGCGAGGAAGAACACCGCCCTTTGTTCATGGCCGGGGTCGCGGAGGCCTGCGGGACGCTCAGCGCCGCGCTCGCGCTCGTCGGGGTGGATCTGAATCAGCTCGCGGTCGCCGCTTCGGACCGGCCTTCCCGCGGCGCCCAAGATCTGGAGTACATCCTGACTTCGGGCCCCGGGCGTGACGCGACCCGCAGCCGCCGTGCGGTCCACGCGTCGGGGGCGGACCTGGAGAGACGCTGGCCCGGCTATGGCTCCGGCCTCGCGGCTCTCGGCCTGAGCTCGGTCGCCGCGCTGCCGCTGCGGGTGCCCAGTGGCTGCCTCGGGGCACTCACCGTCTTCGATCCCCCGCCCGCACTGGTCCGGGCCGGGGCTTTCGACGCCGTCGCCGACGCGCTGACCAAGTCCGTCCTGCTCGGCCCGGACGCGGATCCGGGCCTGTACGGCGGCACGGATCTGCGGGCGGTGGTCCACCAGGCCGCGGGCGTGCTGTCCTATCAGACGGGCAGTTCGGTCGATGACGCCCTGGCTCTCATCCGGGCGCGGGCGTACGCCGTGGATGAGTCACTCGATTCGGTGGCCCGGCGGGTCATCTCCGGGGAACTGAAGCTCGCCTGA
- a CDS encoding pyridoxamine 5'-phosphate oxidase family protein, with product MNTSKQQTTLAETDRTRHSRLREQGSLDRADLEAILDAGFICHLGVVIDGHPMVVPTVYGRDDTQLYLHGSVASRSLATDSGATICVTVTHVDGLILARSVFEHGVNYRSAMIYGVPRKVTDPDEKLTGLRLLTEHAAPGQWDHARRPSRKELAATTLLALSLEEASVKTSAGPPDDGEGPDAELGIWAGNLPLTASWGTPVTDPLLPPGIAVPPHIAERGGTRHG from the coding sequence GTGAACACCAGCAAGCAGCAGACCACGCTCGCGGAGACCGACCGCACCCGCCACAGCCGCCTGCGCGAACAGGGCAGCCTGGACCGCGCCGACCTCGAAGCGATCCTGGATGCGGGGTTCATCTGCCATCTTGGCGTCGTCATCGACGGCCACCCCATGGTGGTGCCCACCGTCTACGGCCGCGACGACACCCAGCTGTATCTGCACGGCTCGGTCGCCAGTCGCAGCCTGGCCACCGACTCCGGCGCGACGATATGTGTCACCGTCACCCACGTGGACGGCCTGATCCTGGCCCGCTCCGTCTTCGAGCACGGCGTCAACTACCGCAGCGCGATGATCTACGGCGTCCCCCGCAAGGTCACCGACCCGGACGAGAAGCTGACGGGCCTGCGCCTGCTCACCGAACACGCGGCCCCCGGCCAGTGGGACCACGCCAGGCGCCCCAGCCGCAAGGAACTCGCCGCCACGACGCTGCTCGCGCTCTCCCTGGAGGAGGCCTCGGTCAAGACGAGCGCGGGCCCTCCGGACGACGGCGAAGGGCCGGACGCGGAGCTCGGCATCTGGGCCGGAAACCTTCCCCTGACGGCCAGTTGGGGCACCCCGGTCACCGACCCGCTGCTCCCGCCGGGCATCGCCGTCCCGCCGCACATCGCCGAGCGCGGCGGGACGCGGCACGGCTGA
- a CDS encoding glycoside hydrolase family 2 TIM barrel-domain containing protein — protein sequence MELPYFEDVSPGSGSLPPRAWYARSDAISFSLNGSWHFRLSPAADTADDSFASDGFDARSWDTVAVPGHWVLQGHGAPIYTNMVYPFPVDPPRVPTENPTGDHLRTFDLPAHWPATGGGTLRFDGVESCARVWLNGTELGEFKGSRLPHEFTVGHLLKPSGNVLAVRVHQWSSGSYLEDQDQWWLPGIFRDVTLLHRPEGCALDFFTHASYDHVAGTGTLRVDSDADGRVTVPELGVDVATGESVTVAVEPWTAETPRLYDGVLATAGERVPLRIGFRTVAVEDGVIKVNGRRILFRGVNRHEFHPETGRALDLDTMLTDVRLMKQHNINAVRTSHYPPHPAFLDLCDELGLWVIDECDLETHGFTEQGWRDNPVDDDRWTPALLDRAARMVERDKNHASVIIWSLGNECGTGRGLTAMARWIRARDAGRLIHYEGDRSCADTDMYSRMYADHAEVERIGHRADTDGPPERRQLPFILCEYGHAMGNGPGGLREYQELFENHERNQGGFIWEWIDHGLGHPEFGYAYGGDFGEELHDGNFVCDGLVFPDRLPSPGLDAYARVIQPVRFAYDEDAGTVRVTNLHDFADLSHLSFEWSYICDDDEAPFEGGELAVPAELGPGDSVELKLPDAPLAAHDSEAFLHVTAAVGVESNWTKLDHLVARAEFPVAPRPSLRPATGERPARDGDFITLGPGTFDARTGELLTLHDIPLSSAPRLDIWRAPTDNDNGASWQGGQRNGLVWRELGLHRMQHRLDAVEPSDDTLTVRTRVAPAARDIGLRTVYRWTSDGAHLRLTVSVVPEGEWTVPLPRLGIRLGLPAAYGYAHWFGGSDEAYPDTAAASFTGRHFAPVDRMQTPYVRPQENGARPDVRWAELRTDFAGEGVRVAGEPAFWFTARRWTTEQLDAATHRTDLVPGDTVWVHLDHGQHGIGSQSCGPGVLPRYELHAAPAEFTFTFSHRESTAEQGSQPRGSRSPWSSR from the coding sequence ATGGAGCTCCCCTACTTCGAGGACGTATCCCCCGGTTCCGGCAGCCTCCCGCCCCGCGCGTGGTATGCGCGATCGGATGCCATCTCCTTCTCCCTGAACGGCAGTTGGCACTTCCGGCTCTCCCCGGCCGCCGACACCGCCGACGACTCCTTCGCCTCGGACGGCTTCGACGCCAGGTCCTGGGACACCGTGGCGGTGCCCGGCCACTGGGTGCTGCAGGGCCACGGCGCACCCATCTACACGAACATGGTCTATCCGTTCCCGGTCGACCCGCCCCGCGTGCCCACCGAGAACCCGACCGGCGACCACCTGCGGACCTTCGACCTGCCCGCCCACTGGCCCGCGACCGGCGGCGGCACACTCCGCTTCGACGGTGTCGAGTCCTGCGCCCGCGTCTGGCTGAACGGCACGGAACTCGGCGAGTTCAAGGGCTCGCGGCTGCCGCACGAGTTCACCGTCGGCCACCTCCTGAAGCCCTCGGGCAACGTCCTCGCGGTCCGCGTCCACCAGTGGTCGTCCGGCTCCTACCTGGAGGACCAGGACCAGTGGTGGCTGCCGGGCATCTTCCGGGACGTGACCCTGCTGCACCGCCCCGAGGGCTGCGCGCTCGACTTCTTCACGCACGCCTCGTACGACCACGTCGCGGGGACGGGGACACTGCGGGTCGACTCGGACGCCGACGGCCGGGTCACCGTGCCCGAGCTGGGGGTCGACGTCGCCACGGGCGAGTCGGTGACGGTGGCCGTCGAGCCCTGGACCGCCGAGACGCCACGGCTGTACGACGGGGTCCTGGCCACGGCGGGCGAGCGCGTTCCGCTGCGCATCGGCTTCCGTACGGTCGCCGTGGAGGACGGGGTCATCAAGGTCAACGGCCGCCGGATCCTGTTCCGCGGCGTGAACCGGCACGAGTTCCACCCGGAGACGGGCCGCGCGCTCGACCTCGACACGATGCTCACGGACGTCCGGCTGATGAAGCAGCACAACATCAACGCGGTCCGCACCAGCCACTATCCGCCGCACCCCGCCTTCCTCGACCTCTGCGACGAGCTGGGCCTGTGGGTCATCGACGAGTGCGACCTGGAGACCCACGGCTTCACCGAGCAGGGGTGGCGCGACAACCCCGTCGACGACGACCGCTGGACGCCGGCCCTCCTGGACCGCGCGGCCCGCATGGTCGAGCGCGACAAGAACCACGCCTCGGTGATCATCTGGTCCCTCGGCAACGAGTGCGGTACGGGCCGGGGCCTGACCGCCATGGCCCGCTGGATCCGCGCACGGGACGCGGGACGCCTCATCCACTACGAGGGCGACCGGTCCTGCGCGGACACCGACATGTACTCGCGCATGTACGCCGACCATGCCGAGGTCGAGCGCATCGGCCACCGGGCGGACACCGACGGGCCGCCGGAACGGCGTCAACTCCCCTTCATCCTCTGCGAGTACGGGCACGCGATGGGCAATGGCCCGGGCGGCCTGCGCGAGTATCAGGAGCTGTTCGAGAACCACGAGCGCAATCAGGGCGGCTTCATCTGGGAGTGGATCGACCACGGCCTTGGTCACCCGGAGTTCGGCTACGCCTACGGCGGCGACTTCGGCGAGGAGCTGCACGACGGGAACTTCGTCTGCGACGGCCTGGTCTTCCCCGACCGGCTGCCGTCACCGGGCCTCGACGCGTACGCGCGGGTCATCCAGCCGGTGCGTTTCGCGTACGACGAGGACGCGGGGACGGTCCGGGTCACCAACCTGCACGACTTCGCGGACCTGTCCCACCTGTCCTTCGAGTGGTCGTACATCTGCGATGACGACGAAGCACCCTTCGAAGGCGGCGAACTGGCCGTACCAGCGGAGCTCGGCCCCGGTGACTCCGTCGAACTGAAGCTGCCTGACGCACCGTTGGCCGCCCATGACTCCGAGGCCTTCCTGCACGTCACGGCAGCGGTCGGCGTGGAGAGCAACTGGACGAAGCTGGACCACCTCGTCGCGCGGGCCGAGTTCCCCGTCGCGCCACGCCCCTCCCTCCGGCCCGCCACCGGTGAACGCCCCGCGCGCGACGGCGACTTCATCACCCTCGGCCCCGGAACCTTCGACGCCCGTACCGGCGAGCTGCTCACGCTGCACGACATCCCGCTGTCCAGCGCACCCCGCCTGGACATCTGGCGCGCCCCCACGGACAACGACAACGGGGCGTCCTGGCAGGGCGGTCAGCGCAACGGTCTCGTCTGGCGCGAGCTCGGCCTGCACCGGATGCAGCACCGGCTCGACGCGGTCGAGCCGTCGGACGACACGCTCACCGTCCGCACCCGCGTGGCGCCCGCCGCGCGCGACATCGGTCTGCGCACCGTCTACCGCTGGACGTCCGACGGAGCCCACCTGCGCCTCACCGTCTCCGTCGTGCCCGAGGGCGAGTGGACGGTGCCGCTGCCACGCCTCGGCATCCGGCTCGGACTGCCCGCCGCGTACGGGTACGCGCACTGGTTCGGCGGCAGCGACGAGGCCTATCCGGACACGGCAGCGGCATCCTTCACCGGCCGGCACTTCGCACCGGTGGACCGCATGCAGACCCCGTACGTCCGCCCCCAGGAGAACGGCGCCCGGCCGGACGTCCGTTGGGCCGAGTTGCGGACGGACTTCGCCGGCGAGGGAGTACGCGTCGCCGGCGAGCCCGCGTTCTGGTTCACGGCACGCCGCTGGACGACGGAGCAGCTCGACGCGGCCACGCACCGCACGGATCTCGTCCCCGGCGACACGGTGTGGGTCCACCTCGACCACGGGCAGCACGGCATCGGCTCTCAGTCGTGCGGTCCCGGGGTGCTTCCACGGTATGAACTCCACGCCGCACCGGCCGAGTTCACGTTCACCTTCTCGCACCGGGAGAGCACGGCGGAGCAAGGCTCTCAGCCGAGGGGCTCCCGCTCTCCCTGGTCCAGCCGGTAG
- a CDS encoding DUF4389 domain-containing protein, with product MSAMPTATDLGKHPVSPVRLEGRYDAGLSRWLWLVKWLLAIPHFIVLAFLWVGALLVTFVAFFAVLITGSYPRLLFDFNVGVLRWSWRVEYYAYGALGTDRYPPFSLGDVPDYPARLDIAYPEHLSRGLVLVKSWLLVVPQLLVAALMSGGYRFNGGLTGLLTFYAGVSLLFTGRYPRGMYDLNIGLHRWVARVMAYGLLLTDVYPPYRLDQGEREPLG from the coding sequence ATGTCCGCCATGCCCACGGCGACCGATCTCGGCAAGCACCCGGTCAGTCCGGTCCGCCTGGAGGGGCGGTACGACGCCGGTCTTTCCCGCTGGCTCTGGCTGGTGAAGTGGCTGCTCGCGATCCCGCACTTCATCGTCCTCGCCTTCCTGTGGGTCGGCGCCCTCCTCGTCACCTTCGTCGCCTTCTTCGCCGTCCTGATCACCGGGTCCTATCCACGGCTGCTGTTCGACTTCAACGTCGGTGTGCTGCGCTGGAGCTGGCGCGTCGAGTACTACGCGTACGGAGCGCTCGGCACCGACCGATATCCGCCCTTCTCCCTGGGTGACGTCCCCGACTACCCGGCCCGCCTGGACATCGCCTACCCCGAGCACCTCTCCAGGGGGCTCGTGCTCGTCAAGAGCTGGCTCCTGGTCGTGCCGCAGCTCCTGGTGGCGGCGCTGATGTCGGGCGGCTACCGCTTCAACGGCGGCCTCACCGGGCTCCTCACCTTCTACGCGGGCGTGTCCCTGCTCTTCACCGGCCGCTACCCCCGCGGCATGTACGACCTCAACATCGGCCTGCACCGCTGGGTCGCGCGCGTCATGGCCTACGGCCTGCTGCTCACGGACGTCTATCCGCCCTACCGGCTGGACCAGGGAGAGCGGGAGCCCCTCGGCTGA
- a CDS encoding VOC family protein, producing the protein MNTHLTPRFDLVGIVVSDMAATLAFYRRLGLEFPPGSEDQPHVEAALPGGLRIAFDTEETIRSFTENWEPPRSAGRIGLAFHCETPEGVDAVYAELVGAGHHGELKPWDAFWGQRYASVLDPDGNGVDLFAPLATEAAG; encoded by the coding sequence ATGAACACGCACCTCACACCCCGCTTCGATCTGGTCGGCATCGTCGTCTCCGACATGGCCGCCACGCTCGCCTTCTACCGCCGCCTCGGCCTGGAGTTTCCCCCGGGTTCCGAGGACCAGCCGCATGTCGAGGCGGCCCTCCCCGGCGGTCTGCGCATCGCCTTCGACACCGAGGAGACCATCAGGTCCTTCACCGAGAACTGGGAGCCGCCGCGGAGCGCGGGCCGCATCGGGCTCGCCTTCCACTGCGAGACCCCCGAGGGCGTCGACGCGGTGTACGCGGAGCTTGTGGGCGCCGGACACCACGGTGAACTCAAGCCGTGGGACGCCTTCTGGGGCCAGCGGTACGCCTCGGTCCTCGACCCGGACGGCAACGGCGTCGACCTGTTCGCGCCGCTGGCTACTGAGGCCGCGGGCTGA
- a CDS encoding DUF6597 domain-containing transcriptional factor — protein MSYETVEYAERPSRVAGAVLWTRTAGGSDAPVYPVLPDGCMDLLWSGGRLLVAGPDTRAYRPEPDGAARYVGIRFYPGTAPAFLGVPAHELRDRRVDLADLWPSAEARRLTERMDAARDPAAVLESVALARADGAGPPDPLLAHVVKALDAGRSIASTAAEAGINARLLHRRSLAAFGYGPKTLARVLRLQRALALARGGLAFAETAAVSGFADQAHLARDVKELTGMPLGELLSPRPQ, from the coding sequence GTGTCGTACGAGACCGTGGAGTACGCGGAGCGGCCGTCCCGGGTCGCGGGTGCGGTCCTGTGGACCCGTACCGCCGGTGGCTCGGACGCCCCTGTCTACCCCGTCCTGCCCGACGGCTGCATGGACCTGCTGTGGAGCGGCGGCAGGCTCCTGGTCGCGGGCCCCGACACCCGCGCGTACCGCCCCGAGCCGGACGGCGCCGCCCGGTACGTGGGCATCCGCTTCTATCCCGGCACCGCCCCCGCCTTCCTCGGCGTGCCCGCGCACGAGCTCCGTGACCGGCGCGTCGACCTCGCCGACCTGTGGCCGTCCGCCGAGGCACGCCGGCTGACCGAGCGCATGGACGCGGCCCGCGATCCGGCGGCCGTCCTGGAGTCCGTCGCCCTGGCGCGGGCGGACGGTGCGGGACCGCCCGACCCACTGCTCGCGCACGTCGTCAAGGCACTGGACGCGGGGCGGAGCATCGCGTCGACCGCCGCGGAGGCGGGCATCAACGCCCGCCTCCTGCACCGGCGTTCACTTGCCGCGTTCGGCTACGGACCCAAGACGCTGGCCCGTGTGCTGCGGCTGCAGCGCGCGCTCGCCCTGGCCAGGGGAGGCCTGGCGTTCGCGGAGACCGCGGCGGTCTCGGGCTTCGCCGACCAGGCCCATCTGGCGCGTGACGTCAAGGAGTTGACGGGCATGCCGCTGGGCGAACTGCTCAGCCCGCGGCCTCAGTAG
- a CDS encoding AraC family transcriptional regulator, which translates to MDVLAGLLEGPRARGAFMIRACFDPPWSVRIADEAPLSVMIMVRGTAWIVPDDGEPQLIRPGDVAIARGPDHYTVADDRTRKPHVEIQPGEDCVPLGDTPPDRYRDLGRRTWGQLPDGPAEMLIGTYQARGEITGRLLDALPQLLVLPTEVWDCPLTPLLADEIAKDEPGQDVVLDRLLDLLMIASLRAWFSRPEAEAPAWYRAMGDPVVGQAIRLLQDDPAHPWTIAELASKAGVSRAALARRFTELVGEPPMAYLTGWRLALAADLLRDSEQTIAAIARRVGYGSAFALSSAFKRVYGVSPQEHRSPAA; encoded by the coding sequence ATGGACGTACTCGCAGGCTTGCTGGAAGGCCCCCGCGCGCGAGGAGCCTTCATGATCCGCGCGTGCTTCGACCCGCCCTGGTCCGTCCGCATCGCGGACGAGGCGCCGCTCTCGGTCATGATCATGGTGCGGGGCACCGCCTGGATCGTGCCCGACGACGGCGAACCCCAGCTGATCCGTCCCGGCGACGTCGCCATCGCCCGCGGCCCCGACCACTACACGGTCGCCGACGACCGGACGCGCAAGCCCCACGTCGAGATCCAGCCGGGCGAGGACTGCGTGCCCCTCGGCGACACCCCGCCCGACCGGTACCGCGACCTCGGCCGGCGCACCTGGGGCCAACTGCCCGACGGCCCCGCGGAGATGCTGATCGGCACCTATCAGGCGCGCGGCGAGATCACCGGACGGCTCCTGGACGCGCTGCCCCAGCTCCTCGTCCTGCCCACCGAGGTGTGGGACTGCCCGCTCACCCCGCTGCTCGCCGACGAGATCGCCAAGGACGAGCCGGGGCAAGACGTCGTGCTCGACCGGCTGCTCGACCTGCTGATGATCGCCTCGCTGCGCGCCTGGTTCTCCCGGCCCGAGGCGGAGGCCCCCGCCTGGTACCGCGCGATGGGCGACCCCGTCGTCGGGCAGGCGATCCGGCTGCTCCAGGACGACCCCGCACACCCCTGGACGATCGCCGAGCTCGCCTCGAAGGCGGGCGTGTCGCGGGCCGCGCTCGCCCGGCGGTTCACCGAACTCGTGGGCGAGCCGCCGATGGCGTACCTGACGGGCTGGCGGCTCGCGCTCGCCGCCGACCTGCTGCGGGACAGCGAACAGACCATCGCCGCCATCGCCCGCCGTGTCGGGTACGGCAGCGCGTTCGCCCTGTCCAGCGCCTTCAAGCGGGTCTACGGGGTCAGTCCGCAGGAGCACCGCTCCCCGGCCGCCTAG